Proteins from a single region of Strix aluco isolate bStrAlu1 chromosome 5, bStrAlu1.hap1, whole genome shotgun sequence:
- the C1QTNF6 gene encoding complement C1q tumor necrosis factor-related protein 6 — protein MDIIYLRTPLAFLLLPLIVLGAPTDEPNLTEPAPGACKRCCDPLDSSTEAPPLPLSHHHLPYPMPEVRPYINITILKGEKGDRGEPGMPGKWGKEGPRGERGAQGQKGSKGQMGTAGDPCKHQYAAFSVGRKKALHSSEGFQVLIFDTVFVNLYSHFDMFNGKFYCYVGGLYYFSLNVHTWNFKETYMHIMHNEEEAVILYAQPSDRSIMQSQTLMLELQENDEIWVRLYKRERENAIYSDDVDVYITFSGYLVKPSLD, from the exons ATGGACATAATTTACCTGCGCACACCCCTGgccttccttcttctccctcttATTGTACTTGGGGCACCCACTGATGAACCCAACCTCACAGAACCAGCCCCTGGTGCTTGCAAGCGCTGTTGTGACCCACTGGACTCTTCCACAGAAGCCCCACCGCTCCCTCTCAGCCACCACCACTTGCCCTACCCAATGCCGGAGGTCCGTCCCTATATCAACATCACCATACTGAAGG GAGAGAAAGGAGACCGGGGAGAGCCTGGTATGCCAGGGAAATGGGGCAAAGAAGGACCACGAGGTGAGAGAGGTGCCCAGGGCCAGAAAGGCAGTAAAGGACAGATGGGCACAGCGGGAGACCCCTGCAAACATCAGTATGCTGCATTCTCCGTCGGTCGCAAAAAAGCACTGCACAGCAGTGAGGGCTTCCAGGTCTTGATCTTTGACACCGTCTTCGTCAACCTCTACAGCCACTTTGACATGTTCAATGGCAAATTTTACTGCTATGTAGGTGGACTTTACTATTTCAGCCTCAATGTCCACACCTGGAACTTTAAGGAGACCTACATGCACATCATGCACAACGAAGAAGAGGCAGTCATCTTGTATGCCCAACCCAGTGACCGCAGCATCATGCAGAGCCAGACCCTCATGCTGGAGCTTCAGGAAAATGATGAGATCTGGGTGAGGCTCTACAAGCGGGAGCGGGAGAATGCCATTTACAGTGATGATGTTGATGTGTACATCACCTTCAGTGGGTACCTGGTCAAGCCCAGCCTTGACTAA